One stretch of Hydrogenovibrio kuenenii DSM 12350 DNA includes these proteins:
- the fliI gene encoding flagellar protein export ATPase FliI yields the protein MLKQLFNQYLSHKTSELIKKIPEIPPLTIEGRLTRSVGMTLEVEGTYASIGSRCQIHSLLHGSVEAEVVGFNGDRLFLMPIGDVQGLEPGAKVTPVPGGIQVGVSESMLGRVLDGTGKPLDGKAPVVCEHKVPLQGKKINPLDRSQIDRPLDVGIKAINALLTLGEGQRIGLMAGTGVGKSVLLGMVTRFTEADIVVVGLIGERGREVNDFVRNNLGDEGLQRSVVIATPADVSPLMRMHGAMLATAIAEYFRDQGKKVLLLMDSLTRFAQAQREIALAVGEPPASKGYPPSVFAKLPQLVERAGNGLANGGSITAIYTVLAEGDDHTDPVVDSARGVLDGHILLSRDIADAGRYPAIDIESSISRLMIDIVPKEQISMARRFKQIYSNYQKNIDLINVGAYRQGSDSEIDLAIAKQPSFNHFLSQDIYEKFNIEQSVESLKAVVN from the coding sequence ATGCTGAAACAACTCTTTAATCAATATTTATCTCATAAAACTTCTGAATTAATTAAAAAAATTCCAGAGATACCTCCGTTAACAATAGAAGGTCGTCTTACTCGAAGCGTCGGCATGACGTTAGAAGTGGAAGGTACTTATGCATCCATTGGTTCAAGGTGTCAGATACATTCGTTGTTACACGGTTCTGTAGAAGCTGAAGTTGTTGGCTTTAATGGAGATAGATTATTTTTAATGCCTATAGGTGATGTGCAAGGGCTAGAACCCGGAGCCAAGGTAACACCTGTGCCTGGAGGAATTCAGGTTGGGGTGAGTGAATCGATGCTAGGTAGGGTTTTAGATGGAACAGGAAAACCTCTAGATGGAAAAGCCCCCGTGGTATGCGAGCACAAAGTCCCCTTACAAGGTAAAAAAATAAATCCACTGGATCGCAGTCAAATTGACCGACCTTTAGATGTTGGCATAAAGGCGATAAATGCTTTACTAACTTTGGGTGAAGGTCAGCGTATCGGTTTGATGGCTGGTACAGGTGTAGGGAAAAGTGTGTTACTGGGAATGGTAACGCGTTTTACCGAAGCCGATATTGTTGTTGTTGGGCTGATTGGTGAGCGTGGAAGAGAAGTGAATGATTTTGTTCGTAATAATTTAGGGGATGAAGGGCTGCAAAGATCGGTAGTGATTGCCACACCAGCGGATGTCTCTCCTTTAATGCGTATGCATGGCGCTATGCTGGCAACAGCTATTGCAGAATACTTTCGAGATCAAGGGAAAAAAGTTTTGCTATTAATGGATTCTTTAACCCGTTTTGCTCAAGCCCAACGTGAAATAGCGCTTGCTGTAGGTGAGCCTCCAGCAAGTAAAGGATACCCACCTTCAGTATTTGCAAAGTTGCCTCAATTGGTTGAAAGAGCAGGTAATGGTTTGGCAAATGGAGGGTCGATCACTGCAATCTATACTGTTTTAGCAGAAGGAGATGATCATACTGATCCTGTTGTAGATTCTGCGAGAGGGGTTTTAGATGGTCATATCTTGCTCTCACGAGATATTGCTGATGCGGGACGTTATCCTGCTATAGATATAGAGTCTTCTATTAGTCGCTTGATGATTGATATAGTACCTAAAGAGCAAATTAGCATGGCCAGACGTTTTAAACAAATCTATTCAAACTATCAAAAGAATATTGATTTAATTAACGTTGGTGCTTATCGTCAGGGCAGTGATAGCGAAATTGATTTGGCTATTGCTAAGCAACCGAGTTTCAATCACTTTCTCTCTCAAGATATTTATGAAAAATTTAACATCGAGCAAAGTGTTGAATCTTTGAAAGCCGTTGTGAATTAA